A genome region from Luteitalea sp. includes the following:
- a CDS encoding DUF4861 domain-containing protein, translated as MSSQSHRRHRRHAWTLRSGVHSSAAVRGDGSRRLVTERWGELNSVCHNCQPPFDRVTRQCHHARRHEMVMLAVSLLASALMAPQAQPPDDVPPDWLLPNFAERLELDVINPSSASVRTLAAVPVARASSAALRFPGTLAIVVRPGSPPAVLPSQIDDLDSDGTPDELVFPIELDAHASAPVHVYFSRTLRDTLPWPKRVHASHAFGYNHATATLESALIGYRTYGGFFLDVQARHEGQPGLFNALVGYLGSRHPSPAGRDVIHLGDTLGLGGLFLRHGREVQRPPLNVPDYAHARPPPHVPRYRVVASGPLRAIVEARLDRWRLSEAEQVAVRATYTITAGATHVECRFQVVPLQIVRRYEVGAGVRHLPDMTVDHAAGRLALRGTESPEIGALGLALYYDTSTAAAAPPIATKDGANEVVLFRRQLAPGQLVEGQYWLAAAWSGTGIRDLLSHLTHVEQQARAAVRIEHLRLARTPWPERIEGEAH; from the coding sequence ATGTCCTCCCAATCACACCGTCGTCACCGCAGGCACGCGTGGACGCTCCGGTCCGGGGTGCATTCGAGTGCCGCCGTGCGGGGAGACGGCAGCCGTCGTCTGGTCACTGAGCGTTGGGGAGAGTTAAACTCTGTTTGTCACAATTGTCAACCGCCATTTGACAGAGTGACACGGCAGTGTCATCATGCGCGCCGACACGAGATGGTCATGCTCGCGGTATCCCTCCTCGCCAGCGCGCTCATGGCGCCCCAGGCCCAGCCCCCGGACGACGTGCCGCCGGACTGGCTGCTTCCGAACTTCGCCGAGCGCTTGGAGCTCGACGTGATCAACCCGTCCTCGGCCTCCGTGCGCACGCTCGCCGCAGTGCCGGTCGCGCGGGCGTCCTCGGCCGCGCTGCGCTTTCCTGGCACGCTTGCGATCGTCGTGCGACCCGGTTCGCCGCCGGCGGTGCTCCCGTCCCAGATCGACGATCTGGACAGCGACGGCACGCCAGACGAGCTCGTGTTTCCGATCGAGCTGGACGCTCACGCCTCGGCACCAGTCCATGTGTATTTCTCGCGCACGCTACGCGACACGCTTCCCTGGCCGAAGCGCGTGCACGCGAGCCACGCCTTCGGGTACAACCACGCGACCGCGACGCTCGAGTCGGCGCTGATCGGGTATCGCACGTACGGCGGCTTCTTCCTCGATGTGCAGGCCCGGCACGAGGGGCAGCCGGGTCTGTTCAACGCGCTGGTGGGGTACCTGGGATCGCGTCATCCATCGCCGGCCGGACGCGACGTCATCCACCTGGGCGACACGCTCGGTCTTGGCGGGCTCTTCCTCCGCCACGGGCGCGAGGTCCAGCGGCCTCCGCTCAACGTTCCCGATTACGCGCACGCGCGTCCGCCACCCCACGTGCCGCGGTACCGCGTCGTCGCATCCGGCCCGCTGCGGGCGATCGTCGAGGCCCGCCTGGATCGGTGGCGGTTGAGCGAGGCCGAGCAGGTCGCCGTGCGCGCCACGTACACGATCACGGCCGGCGCAACGCACGTCGAATGCCGGTTTCAAGTCGTGCCGCTGCAGATCGTCCGCCGCTACGAGGTCGGCGCCGGCGTGCGCCACCTCCCGGACATGACCGTGGACCACGCGGCCGGACGTCTCGCGCTGCGCGGCACCGAATCGCCCGAGATTGGGGCGCTCGGCCTCGCGCTCTACTACGACACGTCCACGGCCGCAGCGGCGCCGCCGATCGCGACGAAGGACGGCGCGAACGAGGTCGTGCTGTTCCGCCGGCAGCTCGCGCCGGGACAGCTCGTCGAGGGCCAGTACTGGCTCGCCGCCGCCTGGAGCGGCACCGGTATTCGCGACCTGCTCTCGCACCTGACGCACGTGGAACAGCAGGCGCGCGCAGCCGTGCGGATCGAGCACCTGCGGCTCGCGCGAACTCCGTGGCCGGAGCGCATCGAAGGCGAGGCGCACTGA
- a CDS encoding amidohydrolase family protein: MLVDCHVHIGKSTRLQIDADGDLLVRRADELGIDMICCTDLTALFYDMHEGNRLLFEEMRRFPDRILGYASLHSTRFGREALDELERCRHDYGMRGLKIYSTPEMSIAEPAMIPILEKCVELQFPVLAHTTPPECDYLLGHVPECRLIMAHAGAQPFAKGDWNRAIQAAQRFEHLYLDTASSTIDTGFLETCVAALGADRILFGTDMPLLDPWPQLEKIRGARVSSSQLEAILGGNILRVMGVQA, encoded by the coding sequence ATGCTGGTGGACTGTCACGTCCACATCGGCAAGTCCACCCGGCTGCAGATCGACGCCGACGGCGACCTGCTCGTGCGTCGCGCGGACGAGCTCGGCATCGACATGATCTGCTGCACCGACCTGACCGCGCTCTTCTACGACATGCACGAAGGCAATCGGCTGCTCTTCGAGGAGATGCGTCGCTTTCCCGATCGCATCCTCGGGTATGCGAGCCTGCACTCCACGCGGTTCGGCCGGGAGGCGCTCGACGAGCTGGAGCGCTGCCGCCACGACTACGGCATGCGCGGGCTCAAGATCTATTCGACGCCCGAGATGAGCATTGCCGAGCCGGCGATGATCCCCATCCTCGAGAAATGTGTCGAGCTGCAGTTTCCAGTCCTCGCGCACACGACACCGCCGGAGTGTGACTACCTGCTCGGGCACGTGCCGGAGTGTCGCCTCATCATGGCGCACGCCGGCGCGCAGCCCTTCGCGAAGGGCGACTGGAACCGGGCCATTCAAGCGGCCCAGCGGTTCGAGCACCTGTACCTGGACACCGCCAGCTCGACGATCGACACCGGGTTCCTCGAGACGTGTGTGGCGGCGCTCGGCGCGGACCGCATCCTCTTCGGCACCGACATGCCGCTGCTCGATCCCTGGCCGCAGCTCGAGAAGATCCGCGGCGCGCGCGTCTCCTCGTCACAGCTCGAGGCGATCCTCGGCGGCAACATCCTGCGCGTGATGGGAGTGCAGGCGTGA
- a CDS encoding amidohydrolase family protein: MILDINAFIGRWPYWPIPASAPQEVAETLAAAGIDRAAICSTRSVFVHWEDGNGDVERACREHDGRFVPFACLGTLELSHALPPRELDLEAYARRGFRGIRLYPQHHSYHPLYNAFVDRILEDAAARRWPVLLPLRIVMNWGVPMQELPVIEALVARHPRVVWLLAGINYLWELQLAVWLMARYRDVHLETSCVMGYEAITTLVAQCGSDRILFGSGAPIQLAAAGLAKILRARISDADRDAVLGGNARRLLAL, translated from the coding sequence GTGATTCTCGACATCAACGCCTTCATCGGCAGATGGCCGTACTGGCCCATCCCCGCCTCCGCACCGCAAGAGGTCGCCGAGACGCTCGCCGCGGCTGGCATCGATCGGGCGGCCATCTGTTCCACGCGCAGCGTGTTCGTGCACTGGGAAGATGGCAACGGCGACGTGGAGCGCGCGTGCCGCGAGCACGACGGCCGGTTCGTGCCCTTCGCCTGCCTCGGCACGCTCGAGCTCAGCCACGCGCTCCCGCCGCGCGAGCTCGATCTCGAGGCGTACGCGCGACGCGGCTTTCGCGGCATCCGGCTGTATCCGCAGCACCACAGCTACCATCCGCTGTACAACGCGTTCGTCGACCGCATCCTCGAGGACGCCGCCGCGCGGCGATGGCCCGTGCTGCTGCCGCTCCGGATCGTGATGAACTGGGGCGTGCCGATGCAGGAGCTGCCGGTCATCGAGGCGCTGGTGGCACGGCACCCACGTGTGGTCTGGCTGCTGGCCGGCATCAACTATCTGTGGGAGCTGCAGCTCGCGGTCTGGCTGATGGCGCGCTATCGGGACGTACATCTCGAAACATCGTGCGTGATGGGGTACGAGGCCATCACGACGCTCGTGGCGCAATGTGGGAGCGACCGGATCCTGTTCGGCAGCGGCGCGCCGATCCAGCTCGCGGCCGCGGGCCTCGCGAAGATCCTGCGGGCGCGCATCAGCGACGCTGACCGGGACGCCGTGCTCGGCGGCAACGCGCGGCGACTGCTCGCCTTGTAG
- a CDS encoding FAA hydrolase family protein — protein sequence MRILRFFADDDAVHVGVRRGATVLDLGPAPGLDAGAGGVRAPLSVPLAPPIAERPLATLRLDAPIRGSRKLLALAGNYRSHVVESGFTPVGERETVTPQVFWKPPTAVNRPGGAIALRPNNVCLDWEIELAVVIGRAATRVSTDEAMEAVFGYTAMNDISERRFNARVEPRTLRELDPFFDWLMGKWFDGSAPLGPEIVTKDEIPEPHDLRLRLWVNDELMQDGHTSQMIFRIPETIAYISSVVTLEPGDIIAMGTPDGVGAARGLSLKPGDRVRGEIEGIGVLDTLITAEAPR from the coding sequence ATGCGCATCCTCCGATTCTTCGCTGACGACGATGCCGTGCACGTTGGCGTGCGTCGGGGCGCCACGGTGTTGGATCTCGGGCCGGCCCCCGGGCTCGATGCCGGCGCGGGCGGCGTGCGTGCGCCGCTCAGCGTGCCGCTGGCGCCGCCCATCGCGGAGCGGCCGTTGGCGACGCTGCGGCTCGACGCGCCCATCCGCGGCTCGCGCAAGCTGCTCGCGCTGGCCGGCAACTACCGCTCGCATGTCGTCGAGAGCGGCTTCACGCCGGTCGGGGAGCGCGAGACGGTGACGCCGCAGGTCTTCTGGAAACCGCCAACGGCCGTCAACCGTCCGGGCGGCGCCATCGCGCTGCGGCCGAACAACGTCTGCCTCGATTGGGAGATCGAGCTGGCCGTCGTGATTGGCCGGGCGGCGACGCGCGTGAGCACAGACGAGGCGATGGAGGCGGTCTTCGGCTACACGGCCATGAACGACATCAGCGAGCGCCGGTTCAACGCGCGCGTCGAGCCCCGGACCCTGCGCGAGCTCGATCCGTTCTTCGACTGGCTCATGGGAAAGTGGTTCGACGGCTCGGCGCCGCTCGGTCCCGAGATCGTGACGAAGGACGAGATCCCGGAGCCGCACGATCTTCGCCTCCGGCTGTGGGTGAACGACGAGCTGATGCAGGACGGCCACACGTCCCAGATGATCTTTCGCATTCCAGAGACCATCGCGTACATCTCGTCGGTGGTGACGCTCGAGCCTGGCGACATCATCGCGATGGGCACACCGGACGGCGTGGGCGCCGCGCGCGGGCTGTCGCTGAAGCCAGGCGATCGCGTGCGCGGCGAGATCGAGGGCATTGGCGTGCTCGACACGCTGATCACCGCCGAGGCGCCGCGATGA
- a CDS encoding aminotransferase class V-fold PLP-dependent enzyme: MTHALAIDGGPKAVAEKLPTFLDAAGRTFGTEEERLVIEVLRSGCLSRNGGAMVERLERDFATALGVPHAIACSTGTAAVHLALAALDLEPGDEVIVPPITDIGSILPVLWQNAVPVFADVDPVTLCLDPEDLASRISPRTRAVIAVHLAGQPCDMPALTALCRRHGFVLIEDCSQAYWAECHGQIVGTMGDLACFSLQQSKHMTCGEGGLLATPNHAYAARARLFADKAWPRDLTSLGSMRFLFLAQNYRMSELQGAVALAQLGKLQATLACRRRQAAALTALLEDVPEVQCPRAAAGTTHSFWLYMLRVNEERCGARTADFGTALLAEGVPSWVQYIVDPLYLSPLFTERHTYGASEYPFRPFGRQVYDSGLCPRAEHGLRNVIALWWNEAYTDEHVRQIASAIRKVARHFSRAMAR; the protein is encoded by the coding sequence ATGACGCACGCGCTCGCCATTGACGGCGGCCCGAAGGCCGTGGCCGAGAAGCTGCCCACGTTCCTCGACGCGGCCGGACGCACGTTTGGCACGGAGGAGGAGCGCCTCGTCATCGAGGTCCTGCGTTCGGGGTGTCTGAGCCGCAACGGCGGCGCCATGGTCGAGCGCCTCGAGCGCGACTTTGCCACCGCGCTCGGCGTGCCGCACGCGATCGCCTGTTCCACCGGCACGGCGGCCGTGCACCTGGCGCTCGCCGCGCTGGATCTCGAGCCGGGTGACGAGGTCATCGTGCCACCCATCACCGACATCGGCTCGATCCTGCCCGTGCTCTGGCAGAACGCCGTGCCGGTGTTCGCCGATGTGGATCCGGTGACGCTGTGCCTCGACCCGGAGGATCTGGCCTCGCGGATCTCGCCGCGCACCCGCGCGGTCATTGCCGTGCACCTCGCGGGACAGCCATGCGATATGCCGGCGCTGACGGCGCTTTGCCGCCGGCACGGGTTCGTGCTGATCGAGGACTGCTCGCAGGCGTACTGGGCTGAATGCCACGGGCAGATCGTGGGCACGATGGGCGATCTGGCCTGTTTCAGCTTGCAGCAGAGCAAGCACATGACCTGCGGCGAAGGGGGGCTCCTCGCAACCCCCAATCACGCGTACGCTGCGCGCGCGCGGCTCTTCGCGGACAAGGCCTGGCCCCGCGATCTCACGTCGCTCGGATCGATGCGATTCCTCTTCCTGGCGCAGAACTACAGGATGAGCGAGCTGCAGGGGGCCGTGGCGCTCGCGCAACTCGGGAAGCTGCAGGCCACGCTCGCGTGCCGGCGGAGGCAGGCTGCCGCGCTCACGGCGCTGCTCGAGGACGTGCCCGAAGTGCAGTGTCCGCGGGCGGCCGCGGGCACGACACATTCGTTCTGGCTGTACATGCTGCGCGTGAACGAGGAACGGTGCGGCGCCCGCACGGCGGACTTCGGGACAGCGCTGCTGGCGGAGGGCGTTCCGTCGTGGGTACAATACATCGTCGATCCGTTGTATCTGTCGCCGCTCTTCACGGAACGACACACATACGGAGCGTCGGAGTATCCGTTCCGGCCATTCGGGCGGCAGGTCTACGACAGCGGCCTCTGCCCGCGTGCAGAACACGGACTCCGCAACGTCATTGCCCTATGGTGGAACGAGGCGTACACCGACGAGCACGTGAGGCAGATCGCGTCGGCGATCCGCAAGGTCGCCCGGCACTTCTCCCGCGCGATGGCCCGCTAG
- a CDS encoding helix-turn-helix domain-containing protein: MVERGVHRRAREADRVGDPQGRPALLPRDGPLATRPTSKSDIYYIEVLGKALDILDVFVQAQKPRLTLQEISTLSRLNKNTVFRVLYTLVEHDYVVKRQHEYELGPKVLDLSESKLGRRDLLSAAGPSLDALRRQFQETVNLGVLEGGQIRYVDVRESPHRFRLAERVGGSDFLHCTALGKCHLAFLPFDQARQLLKAQGMPRQTTRTIVTLTALKAELDGVRRQGYAVDAQESMEGAFCLGVPILDDHDAPIAAVSISGPITRFNESVVPAASDALRRAAGEIRAKLGYGRGPRA, translated from the coding sequence ATGGTGGAACGAGGCGTACACCGACGAGCACGTGAGGCAGATCGCGTCGGCGATCCGCAAGGTCGCCCGGCACTTCTCCCGCGCGATGGCCCGCTAGCCACGCGGCCAACGTCGAAATCGGACATCTATTACATCGAGGTGCTGGGCAAAGCGCTCGACATCCTCGACGTGTTCGTCCAGGCGCAGAAGCCGCGTCTGACGCTGCAGGAGATCTCGACGCTCAGCCGACTGAACAAGAACACGGTGTTCCGTGTGCTCTATACGCTCGTCGAGCACGACTACGTGGTCAAGCGGCAGCACGAGTACGAGCTGGGCCCCAAGGTGCTGGACTTGAGCGAGTCGAAGCTGGGACGACGGGATCTGCTGAGCGCCGCCGGGCCGTCGCTCGACGCGCTGCGTCGGCAGTTCCAGGAGACGGTCAACCTCGGCGTGCTGGAGGGAGGCCAGATCCGGTACGTCGACGTGCGCGAGAGCCCTCATCGTTTTCGCCTCGCCGAGCGGGTGGGCGGCAGCGACTTCCTGCACTGCACAGCGCTGGGCAAGTGTCATCTGGCGTTCCTCCCGTTCGACCAAGCGCGGCAACTGCTGAAGGCACAAGGCATGCCGCGGCAAACCACGCGCACCATTGTTACGTTGACCGCCCTGAAGGCGGAGCTCGACGGCGTCCGCCGGCAGGGCTATGCGGTCGACGCTCAGGAGAGCATGGAGGGAGCGTTCTGCCTGGGCGTGCCGATCCTCGACGATCACGACGCCCCAATCGCCGCAGTCAGCATCTCAGGGCCCATCACGCGCTTCAACGAATCCGTCGTGCCTGCGGCGAGCGACGCCCTACGCCGCGCCGCCGGAGAGATTCGCGCCAAGCTCGGATACGGGCGAGGCCCCCGGGCCTGA